From Brienomyrus brachyistius isolate T26 chromosome 21, BBRACH_0.4, whole genome shotgun sequence, the proteins below share one genomic window:
- the LOC125716531 gene encoding C2 calcium-dependent domain-containing protein 4C-like, with translation MWLLEKIRGSIDSSSSRQAEAGEKQGKAPTYSNVLTPDKIPDFFIPPKLVCCPPEGEPPDVQPQAVIRASSSDQAIGSKKPSGSPRSPRSPRLMGRLSGDTKNLLKAANRHIIQIESADELTVGEIGELAATNADPQAQTAMSLPYVPKAQTSYGFATLMESPHTRRKESLFHSEHTSPITSPSSQRKKAEGNHLNPADCTASHMNPYRYFSGGESDTCSSAESSPFSSPLLSRSASLLKMFTSETQAKVVKAKRSFARHSSLSTDECSSADTSPSLQRRLRCPLSLAGGAGSGAGTVDRLQREHTVNLHRRGTLRLRVHYDTDSSRLRIRVLAAEDLYDLAYDLKSINCCVVLYLNPGKVQKQRSTIVKNSRNPIFNEDFFFDSLPSVQAKKMAVKMKVVNKGTSLKRDVRLGEREIPLRELITGL, from the coding sequence ATGTGGCTCCTGGAGAAGATCCGCGGGTCAATTGACAGCAGCTCGTCTCGGCAGGCAGAGGCCGGGGAGAAGCAGGGAAAGGCCCCCACCTACAGCAATGTCCTCACTCCGGACAAAATCCCTGACTTCTTCATCCCCCCCAAGCTGGTCTGCTGCCCCCCGGAAGGGGAGCCCCCTGACGTTCAGCCTCAGGCAGTGATCCGGGCTTCCAGCTCCGACCAGGCCATCGGCAGCAAGAAGCCCTCAGGCAGCCCCCGCAGTCCACGCAGCCCCCGGCTTATGGGCAGGCTGAGCGGAGACACCAAGAACCTACTGAAGGCTGCTAACCGGCATATAATCCAGATCGAGAGCGCCGACGAGCTGACGGTGGGGGAAATCGGGGAGCTCGCCGCCACCAACGCCGACCCGCAGGCGCAGACGGCCATGTCGCTGCCATACGTACCCAAAGCCCAGACGTCCTACGGCTTCGCCACGCTCATGGAGAGCCCCCACACTCGCCGGAAGGAGTCGTTGTTCCACAGCGAGCACACCAGTCCCATCACGTCGCCCAGCTCCCAACGCAAAAAGGCCGAGGGCAACCACCTGAACCCAGCCGATTGCACCGCCTCGCACATGAACCCGTACCGCTACTTCAGCGGCGGCGAGAGCGACACCTGCTCCTCGGCCGAGTCGTCGCCCTTCAGCTCGCCCCTGCTCTCCCGCTCTGCCTCCCTCCTCAAGATGTTCACCAGCGAGACTCAGGCCAAGGTAGTGAAGGCCAAGAGAAGTTTCGCGCGTCACAGCTCCCTCTCCACGGATGAGTGCAGCTCGGCAGACACCAGTCCCAGCCTGCAGCGTCGGCTCCGCTGTCCACTTAGCTTGGCCGGTGGCGCCGGTAGTGGGGCTGGGACTGTGGATCGGTTGCAGCGTGAGCACACTGTCAACCTGCACCGCAGGGGCACCTTGCGGTTGCGCGTGCACTACGACACGGATTCCTCACGCCTGCGCATCCGGGTGCTAGCTGCCGAGGACCTGTACGACCTGGCCTATGATCTCAAGAGCATCAACTGCTGCGTGGTCCTGTACCTTAACCCCGGCAAGGTGCAGAAACAGAGGAGCACCATTGTCAAGAACAGCCGCAACCCCATCTTCAACGAGGACTTCTTCTTTGACTCGTTGCCCTCCGTGCAGGCGAAGAAGATGGCCGTGAAGATGAAGGTGGTTAACAAAGGGACCAGCCTAAAGAGGGATGTGCGGCTGGGAGAGAGGGAGATCCCTCTCAGGGAGCTGATCACTGGGCTTTAG